The following proteins are co-located in the Roseovarius arcticus genome:
- a CDS encoding FAD-dependent oxidoreductase, whose amino-acid sequence MRSLETQCVISGGGPAGMMAGYLLARQGVDVIVLEKHADFLRDFRGDTVHPSTLELFHELGLLTGLLTRSYQKIRQVSVTVAGQGFNIADFGRLSTQCKYIAMMPQWDFLDYLAGAARKYPGFKLLQSTKAEDLIYCEGQIVGVRASDKEGSFAIHADLTIGADGRDSTLRNASGLEVKDLGAPIDVFWMRLPRKPTKAPESLGQIGSGGFLVQINRGDYWQCALPFPKGAADVIRAEGLQAFRQRISAIAPELAEATLALTSWDQVKLLTVQVNRLTKWWRDGFLCIGDAAHAMSPVGGVGINLAIQDAVATARLLGPSLLTRSVGPKGLSQVQKRRAWPAKVTQKAQVMAHRFILEPALNTKSPPRPPFFLKLLDKFSVLRGLPARAIGIGLRPEHWREPPHSNSSFG is encoded by the coding sequence ATGCGGTCATTAGAGACTCAGTGTGTTATTTCCGGTGGTGGCCCCGCAGGAATGATGGCGGGCTACCTTCTGGCGCGGCAAGGGGTCGACGTTATCGTCTTGGAAAAGCACGCTGATTTCCTGCGTGATTTTCGCGGAGATACAGTTCACCCATCGACGTTGGAGCTGTTCCATGAGTTGGGCTTATTAACCGGATTGCTCACTCGCTCTTATCAAAAAATCCGCCAAGTATCTGTGACGGTTGCGGGACAAGGCTTTAATATTGCTGATTTTGGTCGGCTGTCCACGCAGTGCAAATATATTGCAATGATGCCGCAATGGGATTTCCTTGATTATCTGGCCGGCGCAGCGCGCAAATATCCAGGCTTTAAGCTTCTCCAATCTACCAAAGCCGAAGACCTGATTTATTGTGAGGGGCAAATTGTCGGCGTGAGAGCAAGTGACAAAGAGGGATCGTTTGCCATTCATGCCGACCTTACAATTGGGGCGGATGGGCGAGATTCCACACTTCGCAACGCCTCTGGACTGGAGGTTAAGGACCTCGGTGCGCCTATTGACGTATTTTGGATGCGTTTGCCCAGAAAACCAACAAAGGCACCGGAATCGCTAGGGCAGATTGGCTCGGGCGGGTTTCTCGTTCAAATTAATCGCGGTGACTATTGGCAGTGCGCCTTGCCATTCCCAAAAGGGGCCGCGGATGTCATTCGCGCGGAAGGACTCCAGGCGTTTCGCCAGAGAATTTCTGCGATTGCCCCGGAGCTCGCGGAAGCTACCCTGGCTTTAACCTCATGGGATCAAGTCAAATTGCTGACTGTGCAAGTAAACCGTCTCACAAAATGGTGGCGTGACGGATTCCTGTGTATCGGCGATGCGGCTCACGCGATGTCTCCTGTGGGCGGGGTCGGCATCAATCTTGCCATACAAGACGCCGTGGCGACTGCACGCCTTTTGGGGCCGTCTCTTTTAACGCGGTCGGTCGGACCAAAAGGCCTTTCTCAAGTGCAAAAGCGCCGAGCTTGGCCAGCAAAGGTGACTCAGAAAGCCCAGGTGATGGCTCACAGGTTTATTCTGGAACCAGCGCTGAACACGAAATCTCCACCACGTCCGCCATTTTTCCTCAAACTGTTGGATAAATTCTCGGTGTTAAGAGGCCTTCCAGCGCGCGCCATCGGGATAGGACTAAGACCCGAGCATTGGCGAGAGCCGCCCCACAGCAATTCTTCATTTGGCTAA
- a CDS encoding Stf0 family sulfotransferase yields MGDEQIKPLRVTYDELSAAPYATLLRALQALELEHEPRDEVTTPVAKLADATNQSWLNGIDQILLRLELDALIDIGINICHESLQRRACCQSVRPLALKYSSRLGWCGGC; encoded by the coding sequence TTGGGGGATGAGCAGATCAAACCCCTTCGAGTTACTTATGACGAGCTGTCTGCTGCCCCCTACGCGACCCTTCTGCGGGCTCTGCAGGCGCTCGAATTGGAACACGAGCCGAGAGACGAAGTCACGACCCCCGTAGCAAAGCTGGCAGACGCCACAAATCAGTCATGGCTGAACGGTATCGATCAGATATTATTGAGATTGGAATTAGATGCATTGATCGACATCGGCATTAATATTTGTCATGAAAGTCTTCAGCGACGAGCGTGTTGCCAATCCGTGCGACCTCTTGCACTAAAATATTCAAGTCGTCTCGGATGGTGCGGTGGTTGTTGA
- a CDS encoding nickel-binding protein: MQLYMIRRQSAWANQGELEKAAALSSKVGNDEMADKLRWIRSYVIDEPDGRLGTCCIYEAIDGEAIKEHARRVGMPGDDFIPIAATVVVRPDPVGP, from the coding sequence ATGCAACTTTACATGATCCGCCGCCAAAGCGCTTGGGCAAACCAAGGCGAATTGGAAAAGGCCGCAGCGCTCTCAAGCAAGGTCGGCAATGATGAGATGGCCGACAAGCTGCGCTGGATACGGTCATACGTCATCGACGAGCCGGACGGACGACTGGGCACATGCTGCATCTATGAAGCCATCGACGGCGAGGCGATCAAAGAACATGCACGCCGTGTGGGTATGCCTGGCGATGATTTTATCCCGATTGCGGCTACCGTGGTGGTGAGGCCAGATCCGGTCGGGCCCTGA
- a CDS encoding winged helix-turn-helix domain-containing tetratricopeptide repeat protein, producing MTWVFGEFRLDPEQFQLSRSGEPVQAEPQVLSLLIHLIRHRNRMVTKEDLVDAVWGGRAVSDASISSRIRSARQAVDDDGVRQAVIRTVHGCGFRFVADVGSVPASVVGAPDDRTAVHPVGRPSIAILPFQPLGLSPDLAVLGEAIPHEIIEALSRLRWLAVIARGSSFRFHQPTPDLDAVATALAARYVLSGIIEAQNRTVAVTLELTDTNSREVLWADRLVARLGEIDDLRARIVVHLVSALEMHIPFHEAQIAQLNGPEGLDAWANYHLGLRHLYRFTASNTALAQACFTRAITADPRFARAHAGLSFTSFLDAFLRQGPDPAGAARASRRHAERSLELDALDPFANFTMGRSYWLTNQPEVAADWLARATTLNPNYAQGFYASAFTAMIAGDAPATMAGLDTSLHLSPLDPLLYGVHGVRAQILLQQEDYQAAADWADRAATAPRAHYLIAMIALAANGLAGRDNQATRWRHEALRLKPDATANDFFAAFPTRDALSRKKIAAELSRNGF from the coding sequence ATGACTTGGGTATTTGGAGAATTCCGGCTCGACCCCGAGCAATTCCAACTCAGCCGGTCCGGTGAACCCGTGCAGGCCGAGCCGCAGGTACTGTCGCTGCTGATTCATCTCATCCGACATCGCAACCGCATGGTGACGAAAGAGGACCTTGTCGATGCTGTCTGGGGCGGGCGGGCCGTCTCGGACGCCAGCATTTCCAGTCGCATCCGCTCGGCCCGGCAGGCGGTGGACGACGACGGCGTCCGGCAGGCGGTCATCCGCACGGTGCATGGTTGCGGGTTCCGCTTTGTCGCTGACGTGGGCAGTGTCCCGGCGTCAGTTGTGGGCGCGCCCGACGACAGGACGGCTGTGCATCCGGTCGGGCGTCCATCGATTGCCATTCTGCCGTTTCAGCCGCTTGGGCTGTCGCCCGATCTTGCCGTGTTGGGAGAAGCGATTCCGCACGAGATCATCGAAGCGCTGTCGCGGCTACGGTGGCTGGCGGTTATCGCACGCGGCTCTTCTTTTCGGTTCCACCAACCCACCCCCGATCTAGATGCTGTGGCAACGGCGCTTGCGGCGCGTTACGTCCTGTCCGGTATCATCGAAGCCCAGAATCGCACTGTGGCGGTGACGCTGGAACTCACCGACACAAACTCCCGCGAAGTGTTGTGGGCAGACCGGCTCGTCGCTCGCCTCGGTGAAATCGACGACTTGCGGGCGCGCATCGTCGTGCATCTGGTTTCTGCACTGGAGATGCACATACCCTTTCATGAGGCGCAGATTGCGCAGTTGAATGGCCCCGAGGGGCTGGATGCCTGGGCCAATTATCACCTTGGCTTGCGACATCTGTATCGGTTCACGGCGTCTAATACGGCGCTTGCACAAGCCTGTTTCACTCGCGCCATCACGGCAGACCCTCGGTTTGCGCGCGCCCATGCCGGGCTGTCCTTCACAAGTTTTCTGGACGCCTTCCTGCGCCAAGGCCCTGATCCCGCAGGTGCCGCGCGCGCTTCTCGGCGGCACGCCGAACGCAGTCTTGAACTCGACGCTCTCGATCCGTTCGCAAACTTCACCATGGGTCGGTCATACTGGCTGACGAACCAGCCCGAGGTCGCGGCAGATTGGCTGGCGCGCGCGACCACCCTCAACCCGAATTATGCCCAAGGCTTCTACGCCTCGGCCTTTACCGCCATGATAGCGGGGGATGCACCCGCCACGATGGCCGGTCTGGACACGTCGCTGCACCTCAGCCCGCTCGATCCGTTGCTCTATGGCGTTCACGGTGTTCGTGCGCAAATACTGCTCCAGCAAGAAGACTATCAGGCCGCAGCCGATTGGGCCGACCGCGCCGCCACGGCGCCTAGGGCACATTATCTGATCGCCATGATCGCGCTGGCAGCGAACGGACTGGCCGGGCGCGACAATCAGGCAACCCGTTGGCGGCACGAGGCGCTTAGGCTCAAGCCTGATGCAACTGCGAACGATTTTTTCGCCGCCTTTCCGACACGCGATGCCCTGTCCCGCAAAAAGATAGCTGCGGAACTGAGTCGAAATGGGTTTTAA
- a CDS encoding pyridoxal phosphate-dependent decarboxylase family protein, which produces MDANTNDAEHVGDETLDPADWEQLRDLARRIIDDAVDYTKDVRDRPVWQDIPSDVRARFRSPAPQTGQPLEQVYNQLVTDMLPYPMGNIHPRFWMWYMGSSNFTGALGDFLAAILGSNLGGGDHAAAEIDKQVVSWLKEMMGYPAEASGTLVSGGSMANLIGLTIARNKMSGINLRELGVGALKAPMRFYGSDQLHSCHQIALEAMGLGNRALCRVRSDANCRMDVVALRAAIAQDRANGVSPACVIATAGTVNTGSIDDLEAIADLCSEEGLWLHVDGCIGALLAIAPKGKALVRGIARADSIALDPHKWLHAPFEVGCALVRDAKLHKGAFTVTPEYLENAPRGIASGEWLHDFGLQTSRGFRALKVWMALKEHGVAKFGRLIEQDLEHARYLTEKINAAPELKLCFPTTINIVCFRYDPGGLSEQALKRLNTEIMVRMQETGVAAVSDTTVQGRHCLRAAINNHRTIRDDLNILVQEVARIGNTLVAEDFHDKY; this is translated from the coding sequence ATGGATGCTAACACGAATGATGCAGAGCACGTCGGCGACGAAACTCTCGACCCTGCGGACTGGGAGCAACTCCGCGATCTCGCTCGCAGAATTATTGACGACGCGGTCGACTATACAAAAGACGTGCGCGACAGGCCCGTTTGGCAAGACATCCCTTCCGACGTGCGCGCGCGTTTTCGATCCCCAGCCCCGCAAACGGGCCAGCCGCTAGAACAGGTCTACAACCAACTTGTCACCGACATGCTGCCTTATCCCATGGGCAACATCCATCCGCGCTTCTGGATGTGGTATATGGGATCAAGCAACTTCACCGGGGCGTTGGGTGATTTTCTGGCGGCCATCCTTGGGTCGAACCTCGGCGGTGGCGACCACGCCGCGGCCGAGATCGATAAACAGGTCGTCAGCTGGTTGAAAGAGATGATGGGGTATCCAGCGGAAGCGAGCGGCACGCTGGTTTCTGGCGGGTCGATGGCAAATCTGATTGGCCTGACCATAGCTCGCAATAAAATGTCAGGCATCAATTTGCGCGAACTCGGTGTGGGTGCGCTAAAGGCTCCCATGCGGTTTTACGGCTCTGATCAGCTCCATTCCTGCCACCAGATCGCGTTAGAGGCCATGGGGCTGGGCAATCGGGCCCTTTGCCGCGTGCGCTCCGATGCCAACTGCCGAATGGATGTCGTCGCCTTGCGGGCAGCAATCGCCCAAGACAGGGCAAACGGAGTAAGCCCGGCATGCGTGATAGCGACTGCCGGAACAGTCAATACCGGCTCGATCGACGATCTGGAGGCGATTGCCGACCTTTGCTCCGAGGAGGGGCTGTGGCTTCATGTCGACGGCTGCATTGGTGCACTTTTGGCCATTGCACCAAAGGGAAAGGCGCTGGTTCGGGGGATAGCGCGGGCCGATTCAATTGCGCTTGATCCGCACAAATGGCTGCATGCGCCATTCGAAGTAGGATGCGCCCTAGTCCGGGATGCCAAACTGCATAAAGGCGCGTTTACCGTGACGCCCGAGTATCTGGAAAACGCCCCGCGCGGCATAGCATCAGGCGAGTGGCTGCATGATTTTGGGCTCCAGACGTCGCGCGGATTCAGGGCGCTCAAGGTCTGGATGGCACTTAAGGAACATGGGGTCGCCAAGTTCGGTCGCCTAATCGAGCAGGATCTCGAACATGCCCGCTATCTAACGGAAAAAATCAATGCAGCGCCCGAATTAAAGCTGTGCTTCCCAACGACTATCAACATCGTTTGCTTTCGTTATGATCCCGGCGGGCTATCGGAACAGGCCCTCAAGCGACTAAACACTGAAATTATGGTCCGCATGCAAGAGACCGGAGTTGCCGCGGTATCCGATACGACCGTACAAGGCCGCCATTGCCTGCGTGCCGCAATCAACAACCACCGCACCATCCGAGACGACTTGAATATTTTAGTGCAAGAGGTCGCACGGATTGGCAACACGCTCGTCGCTGAAGACTTTCATGACAAATATTAA
- a CDS encoding sugar transferase, with product MTPFKRFFDFISVIALGTVLLPVMIWVAILIAVRDGRPIFYVAERMRTPTEAFGLIKFRTMRPSADDSGVSGAHKADRLTRTGEMLRRTRLDELPQIINVLKGDISLVGPRPPLRQYVERFPAIYAEVLKSRPGITGLATLYFHEHEEYLLSRCDGAAQTDRVYATRCVPRKAHIDLIYQRNRSFCYDWEIMLKTVFKRLR from the coding sequence ATGACCCCCTTCAAACGCTTTTTCGATTTCATATCGGTGATCGCGCTGGGCACAGTCCTGTTGCCGGTGATGATCTGGGTCGCCATCCTGATCGCGGTACGTGACGGTCGGCCCATATTCTACGTGGCAGAGCGGATGAGGACGCCAACCGAGGCGTTCGGCCTGATCAAATTTCGCACCATGCGTCCCAGCGCAGACGACAGCGGCGTGTCGGGCGCGCACAAAGCGGACCGCCTGACGCGCACTGGCGAAATGCTGCGGCGAACGCGGCTGGACGAGCTGCCACAGATCATCAACGTGCTGAAAGGCGATATCAGCCTCGTCGGGCCGCGCCCGCCCCTGCGCCAATATGTCGAGAGGTTTCCCGCGATATATGCCGAAGTGCTGAAATCGCGGCCCGGCATTACTGGCCTCGCTACTCTTTATTTTCACGAGCATGAGGAATATCTGCTGTCGCGCTGCGATGGCGCTGCGCAGACGGACCGCGTCTATGCTACGCGATGCGTGCCGCGCAAGGCGCACATAGACCTGATTTATCAGCGTAATCGGTCGTTCTGCTACGATTGGGAAATAATGCTCAAGACGGTGTTCAAACGTCTACGCTGA
- a CDS encoding LysR substrate-binding domain-containing protein, with the protein MSQLPPLNGLRAFEMAGRVLNFRAAADELGVTQGAVAQQVRQLETHLGVPLFERLSKGLAFTSAGRSYHVNVAAAFEALRSATDQLKPEPGKVLVSVTPTFAAKWLIPNLPDFSAKHPDIDLRILATEKVSSFHGDGIDLAVRQGKPPFGASLDAHLLFRQEVIAVSAPSLVSEHTLPVSPQAMSSMPKLHDAHDLWPEFLGLLNIEDRGGRGLRLSQTSLAVDAALFGQGVALVSRFLVAAELEAKRLVQITPQNLTGERDFYLLATRKSKQNSAIDSVVAWLLERAER; encoded by the coding sequence ATGTCACAACTTCCTCCCCTCAACGGGCTACGCGCATTTGAAATGGCTGGCAGGGTTCTGAATTTCCGTGCTGCTGCGGATGAACTGGGCGTCACTCAAGGTGCCGTCGCACAACAGGTGCGCCAGCTTGAGACGCATTTAGGGGTGCCATTGTTTGAAAGGTTATCCAAAGGGCTGGCGTTCACTTCGGCGGGTCGGAGCTATCACGTGAATGTCGCCGCGGCGTTCGAGGCACTTCGCAGTGCGACCGATCAACTCAAGCCCGAACCCGGAAAAGTGCTTGTCAGTGTCACGCCAACATTCGCTGCAAAATGGTTGATTCCCAACTTGCCTGACTTTTCGGCAAAGCACCCTGATATCGACCTTCGCATTCTGGCAACAGAAAAGGTTTCAAGCTTTCACGGCGACGGGATTGACCTTGCAGTCAGGCAAGGAAAGCCACCATTTGGTGCCTCCCTCGACGCTCACCTTCTGTTTCGTCAAGAGGTTATTGCAGTCTCAGCACCAAGCCTTGTTTCCGAGCACACTTTGCCTGTCAGCCCTCAGGCCATGTCGTCTATGCCCAAACTTCATGACGCGCATGATCTCTGGCCAGAATTTCTGGGATTGTTGAATATCGAGGACAGAGGAGGTCGTGGGCTGCGCCTTAGTCAAACGTCCTTGGCCGTGGATGCAGCACTTTTTGGTCAGGGCGTGGCTCTGGTAAGCCGCTTTCTTGTGGCTGCGGAACTTGAAGCCAAGCGATTAGTCCAAATCACACCACAAAACCTGACCGGCGAACGGGATTTCTACCTGCTGGCCACGCGAAAATCCAAGCAGAACAGCGCGATCGATTCCGTGGTGGCGTGGTTATTAGAGCGAGCTGAAAGGTAG
- a CDS encoding NAD(P)H-dependent glycerol-3-phosphate dehydrogenase — protein MSRYGRAGAMGENWVVVGGGAWGTALACACVRAGQSTALLCRDAKVADALSTQGRNPRYLPDINLAERIAATTDPAVLQNAGTIILAIPAQSLRGALPALEPHVPKDAVLINTAKGIEVATGHLPSQILAELCPGRPQAILSGPSFAVDVAAGKPTAVTLAAGDDAIAMALCRALSSDAFRVYASSDVAGVETGGALKNVYAIAAGIVVGMGYGESAKAALITRAFVELRRLGTAMGGQEQTYMGLSGFGDLMLSCASPQSRNFGYGMALGRGEDLAGRPLAEGAATVKIAGRIAKEHGVDAPILQMTRRLLAGEVTPHDAMQTLLARPIKEEF, from the coding sequence GTGAGTAGATACGGGCGGGCAGGTGCAATGGGCGAAAACTGGGTTGTTGTGGGCGGCGGCGCGTGGGGAACGGCGCTGGCTTGTGCCTGCGTGCGGGCCGGACAAAGCACCGCGCTTCTGTGCCGTGACGCTAAGGTTGCGGACGCGCTCAGCACCCAAGGGCGCAATCCACGCTATCTGCCGGATATTAACCTGGCCGAACGGATTGCAGCCACGACCGACCCCGCGGTCTTGCAGAATGCAGGGACGATAATCCTGGCGATTCCGGCGCAGTCGCTGCGCGGCGCGCTGCCTGCCCTTGAACCGCACGTTCCCAAAGACGCCGTTTTGATCAACACGGCCAAGGGGATCGAGGTGGCGACCGGCCATTTGCCCAGCCAGATCCTTGCCGAACTGTGCCCCGGACGCCCGCAAGCTATTCTGTCCGGCCCCAGCTTTGCCGTCGACGTAGCGGCGGGCAAACCGACCGCCGTGACGCTGGCCGCTGGCGATGATGCGATTGCGATGGCGCTTTGCCGGGCGCTTAGCTCAGACGCGTTTCGCGTCTATGCCAGCAGCGATGTGGCGGGGGTCGAAACGGGCGGCGCACTGAAAAACGTCTATGCGATTGCCGCCGGCATTGTCGTCGGCATGGGTTACGGCGAAAGCGCGAAGGCCGCGCTGATCACACGCGCGTTTGTCGAATTGCGCCGTCTGGGAACCGCGATGGGCGGGCAGGAACAGACGTATATGGGCCTATCGGGGTTTGGCGACCTGATGCTGAGCTGTGCGTCGCCGCAATCGCGCAATTTCGGCTATGGCATGGCGCTGGGCCGGGGCGAGGATCTGGCCGGACGCCCGCTGGCAGAGGGCGCAGCAACGGTAAAAATCGCCGGACGGATCGCCAAGGAGCACGGCGTTGATGCGCCTATCCTACAGATGACCCGCCGCCTTCTCGCAGGCGAGGTGACGCCGCATGACGCGATGCAGACCCTACTGGCACGTCCCATCAAAGAAGAGTTCTGA
- a CDS encoding PLP-dependent cysteine synthase family protein, translating to MGNSAMRTTQGRGRLFDSILETVGDTPAIRINALAPSGVEIYVKAEFFNPAGSVKDRLALSIIEEAERDGSLSPGQTVVEATSGNTGIGLAMVCAAKGYPLVVTMADSFSIERRKLMRMMGAKVVLTPRAEKGFGMYRKAVELAKANDWFLARQFETDANARIHENTTAREILADFKGQRLDYWVTGYGTGGTVTGVGRALRRERPAVKIILTEPGNAQLLGSGKVQSRDADGAPAGSHPAFEPHPIQGWTPDFIPHVLQEAVDAHLYDELIPVAGPEGIAWAQKLAQKEGILTGISGGATFAVAIKIAERSEPGTVILCMLPDTGERYMSTPLFEMIPEDMTDEEVALSQSTPSFQMAAE from the coding sequence ATGGGAAATAGTGCAATGCGAACAACACAAGGGCGGGGAAGGCTGTTCGATAGTATTCTCGAAACCGTCGGGGACACCCCAGCGATACGGATCAACGCCCTCGCGCCATCTGGCGTAGAGATCTACGTGAAGGCTGAGTTCTTTAACCCGGCCGGATCAGTCAAGGACAGGCTGGCCCTCAGCATCATAGAAGAGGCTGAGCGGGACGGAAGCCTGAGCCCTGGCCAAACGGTTGTCGAAGCGACCTCGGGCAACACCGGCATCGGATTGGCGATGGTTTGCGCGGCAAAAGGCTATCCTTTGGTGGTGACGATGGCCGACAGCTTTTCGATCGAGCGTCGAAAACTGATGCGGATGATGGGCGCAAAAGTCGTGCTGACGCCGCGTGCTGAAAAAGGGTTTGGCATGTATCGCAAGGCGGTCGAATTGGCCAAGGCAAATGACTGGTTCCTCGCTCGCCAGTTCGAAACGGATGCCAACGCCCGCATCCACGAGAATACGACTGCGCGCGAAATACTTGCAGACTTCAAGGGTCAACGGCTCGATTACTGGGTCACCGGCTACGGCACTGGCGGCACGGTGACGGGTGTAGGCCGCGCGCTGCGCCGCGAGCGCCCCGCAGTGAAGATCATCCTGACGGAGCCGGGGAATGCGCAGCTACTTGGCAGTGGCAAGGTTCAATCCCGAGACGCGGACGGCGCACCTGCCGGAAGCCACCCGGCCTTTGAGCCCCACCCGATTCAGGGCTGGACCCCCGACTTCATACCCCATGTGCTGCAAGAAGCGGTGGACGCCCACCTTTACGACGAGTTGATCCCTGTTGCCGGCCCCGAAGGTATCGCTTGGGCGCAGAAGCTCGCGCAGAAGGAAGGCATTCTGACGGGCATCTCAGGCGGCGCAACATTCGCGGTCGCCATAAAGATCGCCGAACGGTCGGAACCGGGCACCGTCATCCTTTGCATGCTGCCCGACACCGGCGAGCGTTACATGTCAACGCCGCTTTTCGAAATGATCCCCGAAGACATGACTGACGAAGAGGTGGCGCTGTCACAGTCAACGCCCAGTTTCCAAATGGCCGCCGAATAG
- a CDS encoding polysaccharide biosynthesis/export family protein, whose product MNRTIKSIGGASKWAAVAVTVTVLSACTLPRGAALTSEIVNEERSDTSAFQVVRVGRANAAAVAHWPGTGTNSSYRWPTGTRGPQGSVIRSGDKVNLSIWDNQENSLLTQRDVKSVQLPGLTVSPSGTIFVPYLDEVVINGQTPAQARREIQNRISAIVPSAQVQLEMTPGPNNAVDLISGVVSPGSFPMPDRNYKILSVIAQGGGIAPGLRNPIVRLQRGGSTYDIRAERLFADASHNITLRGGDNILVLEDKRYFTAFGATGIEELIRFEQEEITALEAMSLIGGLSDNRANPKGVLVLRDYGQTALRVDGTGPSKAQVIFAFDMTTADGLFAARKFLVQPEDTVLATESSVTSVRTILGLVGSVFGVADTVQNY is encoded by the coding sequence GTGAACCGAACGATCAAATCTATCGGTGGTGCGTCAAAATGGGCCGCCGTTGCGGTGACCGTGACGGTGCTATCCGCATGCACCCTACCGCGCGGCGCCGCGTTGACATCCGAGATCGTCAACGAAGAACGCTCCGACACGTCGGCCTTTCAGGTGGTGCGCGTCGGCCGCGCAAATGCCGCCGCCGTCGCCCATTGGCCCGGCACCGGAACCAATAGCAGTTACCGCTGGCCGACAGGCACACGCGGGCCACAAGGCAGCGTAATCCGCAGCGGCGACAAGGTGAACCTGTCAATCTGGGATAATCAGGAAAACTCCCTGCTAACCCAGCGCGACGTGAAATCCGTGCAGTTGCCGGGGCTGACGGTGTCGCCTTCGGGCACGATATTCGTGCCATATCTGGACGAGGTGGTCATCAACGGCCAAACGCCTGCACAGGCCCGCCGCGAGATCCAGAACCGCATCAGCGCAATCGTCCCGTCGGCGCAGGTCCAGCTAGAGATGACACCAGGGCCAAACAATGCGGTCGATTTGATATCGGGCGTGGTTAGTCCGGGCAGCTTTCCCATGCCCGACCGTAACTACAAAATCCTCAGCGTTATCGCCCAAGGCGGTGGTATCGCGCCCGGTCTGCGCAATCCCATCGTCAGGCTCCAGCGCGGCGGTAGCACCTATGATATCCGCGCCGAACGGCTGTTTGCCGATGCATCGCACAACATCACCTTGCGGGGCGGCGACAATATCCTCGTGCTAGAGGACAAACGCTATTTCACGGCCTTCGGCGCCACCGGAATCGAAGAATTGATCCGCTTTGAGCAAGAAGAAATTACTGCATTGGAGGCGATGTCGCTGATCGGGGGGCTGTCTGACAACCGCGCAAACCCCAAAGGGGTGCTGGTCCTGCGCGATTATGGCCAGACCGCGCTGCGCGTTGATGGCACGGGGCCGTCCAAAGCGCAGGTAATTTTTGCCTTCGACATGACGACCGCAGATGGCCTGTTTGCCGCGCGGAAATTTCTGGTGCAGCCAGAGGATACCGTGCTGGCCACCGAATCGTCGGTCACGTCCGTGCGCACGATACTGGGCCTCGTCGGCTCCGTCTTTGGCGTGGCAGATACGGTGCAGAACTACTGA
- a CDS encoding serine hydrolase domain-containing protein has translation MSEALEMNAQTIHSYWITASGREGCSGSVDARFPYWSFTKTVISICALKLVESGKLDLDAKQDGKPYTLRQLLNHTSGLPDYGQFSEYYSAVAANETPWPRDKLLDVALANGMLFEPTQSWSYSNIGYMFVGELIETTTAKPLRNVIADMVCKPLGLNSIELAETCEQFRHLHRKAATDYNPKWVYHGCLIGNAPDAARLLHALMTGQLLLPATMREMLDARFLGGAIPNRPWTEYGYALGLMSGAVKGAGKAVGHSGAGPFSVNAVYHFPDLSDPITVASFTDGTAEGVAEFAAERLAESQ, from the coding sequence ATGTCAGAAGCTCTCGAAATGAACGCTCAAACCATTCATTCTTATTGGATAACAGCATCTGGCCGCGAAGGTTGCTCTGGGTCGGTCGATGCCCGTTTTCCCTATTGGAGCTTCACAAAAACCGTAATTTCGATTTGTGCGTTGAAGTTGGTTGAAAGCGGAAAGCTCGATCTGGACGCCAAGCAAGATGGAAAACCTTACACACTTCGTCAGCTTCTGAATCACACCTCGGGTCTCCCGGACTATGGGCAATTTTCCGAATATTATTCAGCCGTTGCAGCCAACGAAACGCCTTGGCCACGCGACAAACTACTTGATGTGGCGCTTGCAAATGGAATGTTGTTTGAGCCGACACAAAGTTGGTCGTATTCAAACATAGGCTACATGTTCGTGGGCGAGTTAATCGAAACGACGACAGCAAAACCGCTTCGCAACGTCATCGCCGACATGGTCTGTAAGCCCTTGGGGCTGAATAGCATTGAGCTTGCAGAAACTTGCGAACAGTTTCGGCATCTCCACAGGAAAGCCGCGACGGACTATAATCCAAAGTGGGTCTACCATGGGTGTCTGATCGGGAACGCACCAGATGCCGCGCGGCTGCTGCACGCACTTATGACGGGTCAACTGTTGCTACCAGCGACCATGCGCGAGATGTTAGATGCAAGATTCCTTGGCGGCGCTATTCCCAACCGTCCATGGACAGAATATGGATATGCGCTTGGCCTAATGTCTGGTGCCGTGAAAGGTGCAGGTAAGGCGGTAGGCCATTCTGGTGCTGGACCGTTCAGTGTAAACGCGGTCTATCATTTTCCAGATCTCAGTGACCCAATCACTGTAGCCTCGTTCACAGACGGGACCGCTGAGGGTGTCGCCGAGTTTGCAGCGGAGAGGTTAGCCGAAAGTCAGTGA